Proteins from one Entomospira culicis genomic window:
- a CDS encoding restriction endonuclease subunit S, giving the protein MINDREWEAFHLNTLFPLITRGKRLKTASHITGNTPYVSSTALNNGVDGFIGNADGIRIFSHCLSIANSGSVGKAFYHPYSFIASDHVTGLKNDNFNNFIYLFISVLLTRLQYKYSFYREINNTRINKEIILLPVTEDNKPDFEYMTQYTKSKKELMLSRYQKYLLTKLSNLSYKEIPALNEKAWKPLKVSELFQKIEATKGKTTDQLIEGDDVPYIAASKLNNGYVSMCSIKSNPNWVSRGNCILFVQIGDGAAGLAHYIPMNFIGMSGKTSCGYAHKLNSFNGVFIAKCLSVNKQKFSHGYSWTGNRLLSTKIMLPINNLGEPDFEYMEQYTKNMMLEKYNQYLKFSTKKN; this is encoded by the coding sequence ATGATTAATGATAGGGAATGGGAAGCGTTTCATCTAAACACATTATTTCCCCTGATTACACGTGGTAAGCGACTGAAAACAGCAAGTCATATTACGGGTAATACCCCTTATGTTTCTTCAACTGCTTTAAATAATGGAGTTGATGGTTTTATTGGGAACGCAGATGGGATACGTATATTTTCCCATTGTTTATCTATTGCTAACAGTGGTAGCGTTGGCAAGGCTTTCTATCATCCTTACTCTTTTATTGCAAGCGATCACGTAACAGGGTTAAAAAATGATAATTTTAATAATTTTATCTATCTTTTCATCTCTGTGTTACTAACACGATTACAGTATAAATATAGTTTTTATCGAGAAATTAATAACACGAGAATTAATAAAGAGATTATTCTCTTGCCAGTAACGGAGGATAATAAACCTGATTTTGAGTATATGACGCAATACACCAAGTCTAAAAAGGAGCTAATGCTCTCTCGTTATCAAAAATATCTCTTAACTAAGCTAAGTAACCTTAGTTACAAAGAAATACCAGCTTTAAATGAGAAAGCGTGGAAACCTCTTAAAGTAAGTGAATTATTTCAAAAAATTGAAGCAACAAAAGGTAAGACTACAGACCAACTGATTGAAGGCGATGATGTACCTTATATAGCGGCTTCTAAGCTTAATAATGGGTATGTGTCGATGTGTAGTATTAAATCAAACCCTAACTGGGTTTCGAGAGGAAATTGTATTCTTTTTGTTCAGATAGGAGATGGTGCTGCTGGATTAGCCCACTATATACCGATGAACTTTATTGGTATGAGTGGGAAGACATCTTGTGGTTATGCCCATAAATTAAACTCTTTCAATGGTGTGTTTATAGCTAAATGCTTAAGTGTGAATAAACAAAAATTTTCTCACGGCTATAGTTGGACAGGTAATAGATTATTATCTACTAAAATTATGCTCCCTATCAATAATTTAGGAGAGCCTGATTTTGAGTATATGGAGCAGTATACAAAAAATATGATGCTTGAAAAATACAACCAATATTTAAAATTTTCTACTAAAAAAAACTAA
- a CDS encoding trimeric intracellular cation channel family protein, whose protein sequence is MVVLFLDILDMAGSLAFALSGALAGKKKKMDGFGIIFLASVTTFGGGLTRDLLLHSKPVAIFESPRYLIIAIVAGLVVRYFDHQKVEKQSLMIALFDASGLAVFTAFGTMRAIEVGAPMHGALLMGMITGCVGGIIRDILRDEPPLILYGDFYARASLLGSLLLYFLYVYLALPSVVAIVSCVILVFVLRLYVILKNPHYQERVRQHLRPFRIKKDRRKDR, encoded by the coding sequence ATGGTGGTGTTATTTTTAGATATTTTAGATATGGCGGGGAGCTTGGCCTTTGCGCTTTCGGGGGCGCTGGCGGGGAAAAAAAAGAAGATGGATGGCTTTGGCATTATCTTTTTGGCCAGTGTTACGACCTTTGGTGGTGGGCTTACGCGCGATTTACTCTTGCATAGCAAACCCGTGGCGATCTTTGAGAGCCCGCGCTATCTTATTATTGCGATTGTTGCCGGATTGGTGGTGCGCTATTTTGATCATCAAAAGGTAGAGAAGCAGTCGTTGATGATTGCCCTATTCGACGCCAGTGGCTTGGCCGTTTTTACGGCATTTGGCACGATGCGCGCCATCGAGGTGGGGGCGCCCATGCATGGTGCCCTCCTGATGGGCATGATAACGGGTTGCGTGGGAGGCATCATCCGCGACATCTTGCGCGACGAACCTCCGCTCATTCTCTATGGCGACTTTTACGCCCGCGCGAGTCTACTGGGGAGTCTCTTACTCTACTTTTTGTACGTCTATCTGGCGTTGCCTAGCGTGGTGGCAATTGTCAGCTGTGTGATACTTGTCTTTGTGTTGCGCCTCTACGTTATCTTGAAGAACCCGCACTACCAAGAGCGTGTGCGCCAGCACCTACGCCCCTTCCGTATCAAAAAAGATCGCCGTAAAGATAGGTAA